The following are encoded in a window of Peromyscus maniculatus bairdii isolate BWxNUB_F1_BW_parent chromosome X, HU_Pman_BW_mat_3.1, whole genome shotgun sequence genomic DNA:
- the LOC143270859 gene encoding uncharacterized protein LOC143270859, whose translation MSSRKKRPHVRDQHFAEGDDFMKLRPSYRQVRKVKNRSSRQKSTELRSLQPALPGRPRGRPATESCSRSRSDEQTHTTEKNPSTEKYHIADKSSIDEKHCTIVKSTLAKKLLSVEKHRSDEKCHATEKSSSVENHPSDINANATVKSSSATNHHSERYLFGKRHHLSEKSHSSKKHLSAEKDLLAERGQLIKKSHPTEKGNSAKEGSFTERGPYGERGRAIKRGQPAKKGLSTKKGSPTETGYLDGRGPSTENHHPEEKEPSAEKHSSEERDLQVERGCSVKRRLSTEKDLPAGRGHPNTSCSVKEGHSVEWDNSVERRPSSGQDRHTGRLRPQKKNSPAEEARSVEWGNSVERRPSTGEDRPRRRSQLRKESYSAEKGHSFKRGNSMERRPSTGKDRSRRRGGLRKKSHSADNSHSFKWGNSVERRPSTGERPTGQGRPQKKSCPAEEGRSFEWGKSVGRRPSTGEDRPKGRGGLRKKSHTVEESHSFEWGNSLERRPSTGEDRPTESGRLRKKSHSAEEDLSVEMSNWASKGPSAGIFHPAGRYCPIKSRPAEEDCSVERGNYANRGLFAWGDMPARRGLPSKKSHPAENGHSTERGNYAERGLSEGEDRPTGRGGLRKKSRPAEEGRSVEWGNSVERRPSTGEDRHSRSGRLRKKSCSAEGRSVKWGNSVERRPSAGEDRPARRGGLRKNSHSAEESHSVEWGNSVERRPSTGEDHPTERDGLRKKSRPAEEGRSVKWGNFVERRPSTGGNRPTGRGRPLKKSCRAEKHLSAERSCPPKKRRFAEKGLPTKRFLSVEKIRSGERGHLSKKSCPAERQLSAKKGRMEQKGCSFKKIHSGERGQSSQSRCTFEKGNTVENRCSVEKSHHSMRKGFPIEKPSSGSMPKVQLQKNMQNTPESRSGSGTSKVPQIPRQNVAGAVSTFQREQAVQMKRGIILNVPEELKPCLVEDWDLVNKQKRLFQLPAKKNVDTILAEYVTFVKSQGRADNKEYSVDELVIGVREYFNSMLGTQLLCPFEKPQYAEIHLAHPDVPMSQVYGAPHLLRLFVKIGTAMVHSSLNRPSLRLVCSYLPDLLKYLAENSSSLFSASNYKVASAEYCCKAL comes from the coding sequence AtgagttccagaaagaaaagacCTCATGTTCGTGACCAGCATTTTGCTGAAGGAGATGACTTCATGAAGCTGAGGCCAAGCTACAGGCAAGTCAGAAAGGTGAAAAATCGCTCCTCAAGACAGAAGTCCACTGAGCTGAGGAGTCTTCAACCAGCTCTTCCAGGAAGACCACGGGGCCGCCCTGCCACAGAAAGTTGCTCAAGAAGTCGCTCTGATGAGCAAACCCACACAACAGAGAAAAATCCCTCCACTGAAAAGTATCACATTGCAGACAAAAGTTCCATTGATGAGAAGCACTGCACTATAGTTAAGAGCACCTTGGCCAAGAAGCTTTTGTCAGTGGAGAAACATCGCAGTGATGAAAAATGTCATGCTACAGAGAAGagttcctctgttgagaatcaCCCTTCTGATATAAACGCTAATGCTACAGTGAAAAGTTCCTCTGCCACAAATCACCACTCTGAGAGGTACCTCTTTGGGAAGAGGCATCACTTATCTGAGAAAAGCCACTCATCCAAAAAGCATCTCTCTGCTGAGAAAGATCTTCTGGCAGAGAGAGGTCAACTTATCAAGAAAAGCCATCCTACAGAAAAAGGTAATTCTGCAAAGGAAGGTAGTTTCACTGAGCGAGGTCCCTATGGTGAGAGAGGTCGTGCTATCAAGAGAGGTCAACCTGCAAAGAAAGGTCTTTCTACTAAGAAGGGTTCACCTACTGAGACAGGTTACTTGGATGGGAGAGGTCCCTCTACTGAGAACCATCACCCTGAAGAGAAAGAGCCCTCAGCTGAGAAACATAGCTCTGAAGAGAGAGATCTACAGGTAGAAAGAGGCTGTTCTGTGAAGAGAAGACTTTCCACAGAGAAAGATCTTCCTGCAGGGAGAGGTCACCCCAACACCAGCTGCTCTGTGAAGGAGGGTCACTCAGTTGAATGGGATAattctgtggagagaagaccctcttcAGGTCAAGATCGCCACACAGGGAGACTTCGACCTCAGAAGAAAAACAgtcctgcagaggaggctcgctcagttgaatggggtaactctgtggagagaagaccttctacaggtgaagatcgccccaGAAGGAGAAGTCAGCTTAGAAAGGAAAGCTACTCTGCAGAGAAGGGTCACTCATTCAAACGGGGTAACTCTATGGAGAGAAGACCTTCGACAGGTAAAGATCGCTCCAGAAGGAGAGGTGGGCTTAGGAAGAAAAGCCACTCTGCAGACAATAGTCACTCATTcaaatggggtaactctgtggagagaagaccctctacaggtgaacgCCCCACAGGGCAAGGTCGACCTCAGAAGAAAAGTTGCCCTGCAGAGGAGGGTCGCTCATTTGAATGGGGTAAATCTGTGgggagaagaccctctacaggtgaagatcgccccaAAGGGAGAGGTGGACTTAGGAAGAAAAGCCACACTGTAGAGGAGAGTCACTCATTTGAATGGGGTAACTCtttggagagaagaccctctacaggtgaagatcgccccacagAGAGTGGTAGGCTTAGGAAGAAAAGCCACTCCGCAGAGGAGGATCTCTCAGTCGAAATGAGTAACTGGGCAAGTAAAGGACCCTCTGCAGGTATATTTCACCCTGCAGGGAGATATTGCCCCATCAAAAGCCGCCCTGCAGAGGAGGATTGTTCAGTGGAAAGGGGTAACTATGCAAATAGAGGACTCTTTGCATGGGGAGATATGCCTGCAAGGAGAGgtctgccttcaaagaaaagccaCCCTGCAGAGAATGGTCACTCAACAGAGAGGGGTAACTATGCAGAGAGGGGACTCTCTGAaggtgaagatcgccccacaggGAGAGGTGGCCTTAGGAAGAAAAGTCGCCCTGCAGAGGAGGGTCGCTCAGttgaatggggtaactctgtggagagaagaccctctacaggtgaagatcgccaCTCACGGAGTGGTAGGCTTAGGAAGAAAAGCTGCTCTGCAGAGGGTCGCTCAGTcaaatggggtaactctgtggagagaagaccctctgcAGGTGAAGATCGCCCTGCAAGAAGAGGTGGGCTTAGGAAGAATAGTCACTCTGCAGAGGAGAGTCactcagtcgaatggggtaactctgtggagagaagaccctctacaggtgaagatcacCCCACAGAGAGAGATGGGCTTAGGAAGAAAAGTCGCCCTGCAGAGGAAGGTCGCTCAGTCAAATGGGGTAACtttgtggagagaagaccctctacaggtggaAATCGCCCCACAGGAAGAGGTCGGCCTCTGAAGAAAAGCTGTCGTGCTGAGAAACATCTATCTGCGGAGAGAAGTTGCCCTCCCAAAAAGAGACGTTTTGCAGAGAAAGGTCTACCCACCAAGAGATTTCTCTCTGTAGAGAAAATTCGCTCTGGGGAGAGAGGTCACCTTTCTAAGAAAAGTTGCCCTGCAGAGAGACAGCTCTCAGCCAAGAAAGGTCGCATGGAACAGAAGGGTTGCTCTTTTAAGAAAATTCATTCTGGAGAGAGAGGTCAGTCTTCCCAAAGCAGGTGCACTTTTGAGAAAGGTAACACAGTAGAGAATAGGTGTTCTGTGGAGAAAAGTCATCACTCCATGAGGAAAGGCTTTCCTATAGAGAAACCCTCTTCAGGATCCATGCCTAAGGTGCAACTACAAAAGAACATGCAGAATACTCCAGAAAGCAGAAGTGGCAGTGGTACCAGCAAAGTACCCCAGATCCCTCGACAGAATGTGGCTGGGGCTGTCAGCACCTTTCAACGGGAGCAGGCAGTGCAGATGAAAAGGGGAATTATATTGAATGTGCCCGAAGAACTAAAACCATGTCTTGTTGAGGACTGGGACTTGGTAAACAAACAGAAACGGTTATTCCAACTCCCTGCTAAGAAGAATGTAGACACCATTCTCGCAGAGTATGTCACTTTTGTGAAATCACAAGGAAGGGCTGATAATAAGGAATATTCCGTTGATGAACTTGTGATTGGAGTAAGAGAGTATTTCAACAGTATGCTGGGCACCCAGCTGCTCTGCCCGTTTGAAAAACCCCAGTATGCTGAAATCCACCTTGCTCATCCTGATGTTCCAATGTCTCAGGTTTATGGGGCTCCACACCTCCTGAGATTATTTGTGAAAATTGGGACTGCAATGGTCCATTCGTCCCTTAATAGACCTAGTCTTAGGTTAGTATGCAGCTATCTGCCTGATCTTCTTAAATACCTAGCAGAGAATTCCAGTTCTCTGTTTAGTGCCAGTAATTACAAAGTGGCTTCTGCCGAGTATTGTTGCAAAGCCCTGTGA